The Streptomyces sp. GSL17-111 region CCGCCGAGATCCCCCGCACCGACTTCTTCCGGGGCAACGACGTCGTCGTCCTCCAGGAGACGTTCGACAACTCCTCCTCCGACGCCCTGCTGGCCGCCGCAGCCGAGGACTACCCGCACCGCACACCCGTGCTCGGCCGCTCGCGCGGCGGCTGGGACGCGACCGGCGGCGCGTACTCCTCCTTCACCCCGGAGGACGGGGGCGTCACCGTGCTGAGCACCTGGCCCATCGTCCGCAAGGAGCAGTACGTCTACGCGGAGGGCTGCGGCTCGGACTGGTACTCCAACAAGGGCTTCGTCTACACCGAGCTGGACGTGAACGGCACACCGGTGCACGTCGTGGGGACGCACGCCCAGTCCACCGACCCCGGCTGTGGGGCGGGCGAGGCGGCGCGGGTGCGCAGCAGCCAGTTCAAGGAGCTCGACGCCTTCCTGGACGCCCGGCGCATCCCGGCCGGTGAGCAGGTGATCGTCGCCGGGGACTTCAACGTCGACAGCCACAGCGCCGAGTACGCGACGATGCTGGCCGACGCGGACGTGGTGGACGCCGACGGTCGCTCCGGCCCCGCCCACTCCTTCGACCCGCAGCGCAACTCGATCGCCGCCGACCGCTACCCGGGCGAGGCCCGCGAACACCTGGACCACGTCCTGCACCGGGCCGGCCACGCGCGCCCCGCGGAGTGGCACAACGAGACCGTGGACGAGCGCTCGGCGCCCTGGACGGTCACGAGCTGGGGCACGTCGTACACCTACACCAACCTCTCGGACCACTACCCCGTGATCGGCCACTGACCCCACCGGGACCGGCCCCCACGGGCCGGTCCCTCCGGGAGGGGCCCGTCGCGGAGGCGTGACGGGCGCAACAGGGTGCCCGGGCGGTCGCGGTGGGGGCGGATGGCTTCACAGCGTTGGTGAGACAGCAATACTGTTGCACCATGACGAGCATGACCGTCGACGAACTGGCCGCCCGTGCGGGCGTCACCGTGCGCACGATCCGCTTCTACAGCACGCGCGGTCTGCTGCCCCCGCCCGACATCGGACCCCGCCGCGTCGGCCGGTACGGGCCCGACCACGTCTCGCGGCTGGCCCTCATCGAGGAGCTGCAGAGCCAGGGCATGACGCTGGCCGCCATCGAGCGCTACGTGCAGCGGCTGCCGGAGGGCCTGAGCGCCGACGAGCTGGCCATCCACCGGGCGCTGGTGGCCTCCTGGATGCCGGACACCGCCGACGAGGTCACCCGCGAGCAGCTGGAGCGCCGCTGCGGCCGGGCGCTGCGGGAGGCCGACGTCGAACGGCTCACCGCGATGAACATCCTGGAGCGCACGGACGACCCGGAGGTGTTCCTCGTCGACCCCGGGCTGCTCCACCTCGGTGTGCGGCTGCTGGACGTGCCCTTCTCGCTGGAGTCGATCCTCGCCGCCCGCGAGGTCGTCGTCGGGCACGCCCGTGAGGTGGCCCGGGAGCTGAGCCGGCTCTTCCGGGACGAGGTGTGGGAGCCCTACCGGGCCGCCGGGCCCGCCCCGGACGACGTCGAGCGCATGAAGTCGCTCTCGGCCCACATGCAGCCCGTCGTCGTACAGGCCCTGCTGACCGCGTTCCAACGCTCGCTGAAGGCCGAGTTGCGGGACGCGTTCCCGAAGGAGCGCGTCCCGCGGCTGGGGCCGGACGCGGCCGGGGCGGAGCGCCCCGACGACGGCGTCAGTCGCTGAACCGCTCGCCCTTCTCCGCCTTCTCCAGCAGCAGCGCGGGCGGGGCGAAGCGGTCGCCGTAGCGCTCCTGGAGCTCGCGGGCCCGGGCCACGAAGCCGGACGGGCCGCCCTCGTAGCCGTTGATGTACTGGAGGGCGCCGCCCGTCCACGGCGGGAAGCCGATGCCCATGATGGAGCCGATGTTGGCGTCCGCGACGGTGGTGAGGATGCCCTCCTCCAGGCAACGCACGGTGTCGAGGGCCTCGGAGAAGAGCATGCGCTCCTTCAGGTCCCGCAGCGACACCTCGGGCCGTTCGCCCTCCGGCCTGCCGAAGTGCTCACGCAGCCCGGGCCACAGCCGGGTGCGCCTGCCGTCCTCGTAGTCGTAGAACCCGGCGCCGCCGCCGCGGCCGGGGCGGCCGAACTCGTCGACCATCCGGTCGATCACGGCCTCGGCCGGGTGCCCGGGCCAGTCGATCCCCTCGGCCTCCAACGCGGCGCGGGTCTCGTTGCGGATCTTGCGCGGCAGGGTGAGCGTCAACTCGTCCATGAGGGACAGCACCTTCGCCGGGTATCCGGCCTGTCCGGCCGCCTGCTCGACGGAGGCGGGCTCGATGCCCTCGCCGACCATCGCGACGCCCTCGTTGAGGAACTGCCCGATGACGCGGGAGGTGAAGAAGCCGCGCGCGTCGTTGACGACGATGGGCGTCTTGTTGATCTGACGCACCAGGTCGAAGGCGCGGGCCAGGGCCTCGTCGCCGGTCTTCCGCCCGCGCACGATCTCCACGAGCGGCATCTTGTCGACGGGCGAGAAGAAGTGCAGGCCGATGAAGTCGCTCTCCCGCTCGACCCCTTCGGCGAGCCCGGTGATCGGCAGCGTGGAGGTGTTGGAGCACAGCAGCGCGTCGGGCTCGACGAGGTGCTGGATCTCCTGGAACACCTGGTGCTTCAGCTCGGTGGACTCGAAGACGGCCTCGATGACGGCGTCGCAGCCCGCGACGTCGGCCGGGTCGGCGGTGGGGGTGATGCGGGCGAGCAGCGCGTCCCGCTTCTCCTGGGTGGTCCTCCCCCGCGAAAGCGCCTTGTCGACCAGGGCGACGGAGTAGGCCTTGCCCTTCTCGGCGGCCTCCGGGGACACGTCCTTGAGCACGACCTCGATGCCGGCCTTGGCGCAGGAGTAGGCGATGCCCGCCCCCATCATGCCCGCGCCCAGCACCGCGACCTTGGAGACCCGGCGCTCGGGGACGCCGTCCGGGCGGCTGGCGCCGGCGTTGACCGCCTGGAGGTCGAAGAAGAACGCCTGGATCATGTTCTTCGCGATCGGCCCGGTGGCCAGTTCGGTGAAGTACCGGCCCTCGATGACCTCGGCGTTGGCGAAGTCGACCTGGCTGCCCTCGACGGCGGCGGCCAGGATGTTGCGCTGGGCGGGGTAGGGGGCGCCGCCGGTCTGCTTGCGCAGGTTGGCGGGGAAGGCCGGGAGGTTGGCCGCGAACTTGGGGTGCGCGGGGGTGCCGCCGGGGATCTTGTAGCCGGGGGCGTCCCAGGGCTGGTGCGACTCGGGGTGGGCGTCGATGTAGGCCCGCGCCTGGGCGAGCATGTCCTCCTCACTGGTGGCGAGGGCGTGGACCAGGCCCTTCTCCAGCGCGGCGGCCGGGACGTGCTGCTGCCCCTGCAGCAGCACGTTGAGCAGCGCGTCGGCGATGCCGAGCAGCCGCACGGTGCGCACGACGCCGCCCCCGCCGGGCAGCAGGCCCAAGGTGGCCTCGGGCAGGCCGATGCGGCTGCCCTTCGCGTCCAGGGCGACGCGGTGGTGGCAGGCCAGGGCGATCTCGTAACCGCCGCCGAGCGCGGCCCCGTTGATGGCGGCGACGACCGGCTTGCCGAGCGTCTCGATGCGCCGCAGGTCGCGCTTGATCCGCATGCTCTTGTCGTGGACGTCCTGGGCGTTCTCGGGCGTCGCCCGGATGAGCAGGCGCAGATCGCCCCCCGCGAAGAACGTCTTCTTGGCCGAGGTGACGATGACGCCGCGCACGGTGTCGCGTTCGGCTTCGAGGCGGTCGGCGACGTCGGTCAGCGACGCGGTGAAGGCCGCGTTCATGGTGTTGGCCGACTGGTCGGGATCGTCGAGGGTGAGGGTGACGATGTCGTCGGCGTCGCGGTCCCAGCGGATCGTGGCGGGCGTGGGCTCGGGCATGGCGGTCGGTCTCCAGGGAGGTGTCGGGTGCGGGCGGGGGCGTCCGGTGCTCAGAGGCGTTCGACGACGGTGGCGATGCCCATGCCGCCGCCGACGCACAGGGTGGCCAGCCCGTACCGCTGGTCGCGCCGCTCCAGTTCGTCGATCAGGGTGCCGAGGATCATGGCGCCGGTGGCGCCGAGGGGGTGGCCCAGCGCGATGGCGCCGCCGTTGACGTTGACCCGGTCCAGGCTCAGGCCCATGTCGCGCACGAAGCGCAGGACGACGGCGGCGAAGGCCTCGTTGATCTCGACGAGGTCGATGTCGTCGATCGTCAGCCCGGCCTTGGCGAGCGCCTTGCGGGAGGCGGGTGCGGGGCCGGTCAGCATGATCGTCGGGTCCGCGCCGGAGACGGCGGCGGACAGGACGCGGGCCCGGGGGGTGAGGCCGTAGCGGCGGCCGGTCTCCTCGTTGCCGATGGCGACGAGCGCGGCGCCGTCGACGATGCCGGAGGAGTTGCCCGCGTGGTGCACGTGGTCGATCTTCTCGACCCAGTGGTACTTCTGCAGCGCGACCGCGTCGAACCCGCCCAGGTCGCCGATCGTCTCGAAGGACGGCTTGAGCGTGGCCAGGGAGTCGGCGGTGGTGCCGGGGCGCAGGTGCTCGTCGTGGTCGAGGATCGTGAGGCCGGCGCGGTCCCGGACGGGCACGACCGAGCGGGCGAACCGCCCGGCCTTCCACGCCTCGACGGCGCGCTCCTGGGACAGGGCCGCGTACTCGTCCACGTCCCGGCGGGAGAAGCCCTCGACGGTGGCGATGAGGTCGGCGCCGATGCCCTGCGGCACGAAGCCGGTCTCGAAGCTGGTCATCGGGTCCATGGCCCAGGCGCCGCCGTCGCTGCCGATGGGCAGCCGCGACATGGACTCCACGCCACCGGCGAGCACCAGGTCCTCCCAGCCGGAACGCACCTTGGCGGCGGCGAGGTTCACCGCTTCGAGGCCCGAGGCGCAGAAGCGGTTCTCCTGCACCCCGGCCACGGTGTCGGGCAGCCCGGCGGCGATGGCGGCGATCTTGGCGATGTCGGAGCCCTGGTCGCCGTGCGGGCTGACGACGCCGAGGACGACGTCGTCGATGGCGGCCGGGTCCAGGTCGGGGAAGCGGGCCCGGATCTCGTGGATGAGGCCGACGACCAGGTCGATGGGCTTGGTGGCGTGCAGGGCGCCGTTTGCCTTTCCGCGCCCTCGCGGGGTGCGGACGGCGTCGTAGACGAACGCTTCGGTGCTCACGGTGCGGCCTTTCGGTACGCGGAAGGGTTGCGGGGTTCGTTGGGTTCGCTGCGGTCCCGCGACTGGGGCCTGCCGCCGAACACGTGCGGCGGCAGGCCCCAGTCGCGGGCCACGGACTCGGTGTCCGCGCCTGGCAGGGCGGGAGCCGCGCGCACCGCGCCGGGCGTGGCGGAGAAGCGGGGGGCGGGCGCCGGCTGGGTGAGACCGGCGTGCTCCACGAACGTCCCCCGGGCGGCGAGGTGGGGGTGCTCCGGCGCCTCCCGGAGGGAGAGGACGGGGGCCACGCAGGCGTCCGAGTCGGCGAAGACCTCCGTCCACTCCTTACGGGTCCGGCTGCGGAACCGGTCGGCGACGGCCGTGCGCAGGGCGTCCCAGCCGGCCGGGTCCGAACGGTCGGCCGTCTCCTCGTCCAGCCCCAGCAGCCGGGTGAACTCGGCGTAGAACCGCTCCTCCAGCGCGCCGACGGCCATGTGGCCGCCGTCGGCCGTCTCGTAGACGCCGTAGAACGGGCTGGCGCCGTCCAGCAGGTTGCTCCCCCGGGCGTCCTGCCAGGCGCCGGCGGCGAGCATGCCGTGGAGCATGGCCGTCAGATGGCTGGTGCCGTCCACGATCGCGGCGTCCACGACCTGCCCGGCGCCGTGCGTCCGCGCGTGGTGCAGGGCGGCCAGGACGCCGACGACGAGGTAGAGGGAGCCGCCCGCGTAGTCGCCGAGCAGGTTCGCCGGGAAGTGGGGCGGGCCGTCCGCGGGGCCGGTGAGGCCGAGCGCGCCGGTGAGGGCGATGTAGCCGATGTCGTGGCCCGCCCGGGGGGCCAGGGGCCCGTCCTGGCCCCAGCCGGTCATCCGCCCGTAGACGAGGGCCGGGTTACGCTCCAGGCACGGGCCGGGGCCGACGCCGAGCCGCTCGGCGACGCCCGGACGGTAGCCCTCGACCAGGACGTCGGCGCGGGCCACGAGCTCCAGCACGGCCTCCCGGCCCGCCTCGGACTTGAGGTCGAGCAACACGGAACGCTTGTTGCGGCCGGTGACGTCCAGGTGCGGCTCGATGCCGAGGCCGGGGCCGCCGGGCCGGTCCACGCGCACGACGTCCGCGCCGAGATCGCCGAGCAGCATCGTGGCGAACGGGCCCGGTCCGATCCCGGCCAGCTCCACCACGCGTACCCCGGACAGCGGTCCGGTCCCGCTCCTCGCCGCCTGCATCAGGCCCCCAGCCGTATGACACAACTGATGTAACACCGAAGATGCTAAGAACGTGTTCCTGTTTCCACAAGCCCTTCGGGGCACGGGATTACCGGCGGGTACACCCGCGACACCGCACCGCTCGCACGGCGCGAGGCGTCAGCCGCCCGACCGTGCGGCGTCCAGCTCGGCGACCAGCCGCCGGGGGGCGACCGTCCGGTAGCTCTCCTCGACCCACTCCCGCAACAGCTCCGCCCCCGGCGCGCCCTCGGGGGCCAGCGGCACGCCGACCCAGCCCGAGCGCCCCAGCCCGTACCCGGCGGGGGCCGCGTCCGGGCAGCTCAGCGCGTGCGCGTGGACCTCGGCGTCCGCCAGCTTCACCGTGATCCCCGGGGACGGGCCGCCGTCACCGCCGCCGAGGAAGACGAAGACCTTCCGGTTCACCTTCACCACGCTCTCGCCCCACGGGAACTCCTCCACCGCGCCGGGCAGAGTGAGGGCGAACTCACGTACCGCTTCCCACACCGCCGTTGGATCACCGGATGCCTTGGCCATACGGTCACGGTAGGCGCGGCCACCGACAGCCGCCCGCCGTCCGCTCACCGGGACGACGCCGGTGGAACCCGAGCGGACCCGACCGGACCCCGACCCGGCGAAGGAGCCCCTGTTGCCCGCCAGCCACGACCTCGTCCTCTTCGGTGCGACCGGCTTCACCGGCCGGCTCACCGCCCGCTACCTGGCGCAGCACGCCCCCGAGGGCGCCCGGTGGGCGCTCGCCGGACGCAACCGGGCCAAGCTGGCCGCCGTCCGCGAGGAGCTGACGGCGTCCTTCCCGCACTGCGCCGACCTGCCCCTGCTGGAGGCCGACGCCGCCGACCCGGCCGCGCTGCGCGCCCTGGCGGCCGACACGAAGGTCGTCATCACCACCGTCGGCCCCTACCTGCGGCACGGGGAACCCCTGGTCGCCGCGTGTGCCGAGACGGGCACGGACTACGTGGACCTCAGCGGCGAGCCCGAGTTCGTCGACCGCATGTACGTCCGCCACGACGCGACGGCCCGGCGCACCGGGGCGCGCCTCGTCCACGCCTGCGGCTTCGACTCCGTCCCGCACGACCTGGGCGTCCTGTTCACCGTCGGGCTGCTCCCCGAGGGCGTCCCGCTGTCCGTGGACGGCTACGTGTGGAGCAACGCGACGTTCTCCGGCGGCACGTTCGCCTCGGCGCTGGGGGCCTTCTCCCGGGGGCCGCAGATGCTTCAGGCGGCGCGGGAGCGCCGCCGGGCCGAGCCACGGCCCGCCGGGCGCCGCGTCTCGCTGCCGCTGGGCACCGTGCGGCGCCAGGGCCTGCTGGAGACCTGGGCGGTGCCCCTGCCGACGATCGACACGCAGATCGTGGGCCGCTCGGCCGCCGCCCTGGAGCGGTACGGACCGCACTTCACCTACCGCCACGCCGCGACGACGCGTTCGCTGCCGCTGGCCCTCGGCGGCATCGCCGGAGTGGCCGGGCTCGTCGGCCTGGCCCAGATCCCGCCGGCCCGGCGCTGGCTGTCGTCCCGGCTGGCGCCCGGTGAGGGCCCCGACGAGGCCCGCCGCGCCCGCAGCCGCTTCACCGTGCGGTTCCTCGGCGAGGGGGGCGGCCGGCGCGTGGCGACCGAGGTGTCCGGCGGTGACCCCGGCTACGACGAGACGGCGAAGATGCTCGCCGAGTCCGCGCTCTCGCTGGCCTTCGACGACCTGCCGACAACGTCCGGCCAGGTCACGACGGCTCAGGCGATGGGATCGGCCCTGACCGCGCGGCTGCGGAAGGCCGGGCTGGAGTTCCGGGTGACGCACACGGGCAGGCCGGAGGCCGGGGTCTGACGCCGGGGGGCCGGGCCGGGCGGGCGCGCGCCGGTCAGGCCCCCGCCGCCGGACGGGCGAGCGCCGTCCGGCACAGCCGGTCGGCCCGCCGCGTCGTCTCCGGCTGCCGGTAGTCACGGGCGAGGTGGAGGACGTGCGCGCAGGCGGCGTCCAGCGTCACCCGGTGGCCGACGGAGACGTACACGGGCTTGACGCCGGCCCGCGTCCGCAGGGCCGCCCCGACCACCTCACCCGTCGCGGGGTCCTCAAGGGCGGCCCGTGCGCCGCGCTCCGCGCCGAGCGGGCCGTGCGCGAACCCGAACGGGTTCTTCGCGACACCGGCCGACGGCAGCCCCGTCAGCACGCCCAGGTGGCTGGCGAGCCCGAACCGGCGGGGGTGGGCGAGCCCGTAGCCGTCGCAGACGACGAGGTCGGGGACGTTCCGCAGCCGGTCGAGGGCCGCGAGCGCGGCGGGCAACTCCCGGAACGCGAGCAGGCCGGGGACGTAGGGGAAGGGCACCGGACCCGCCGCCGTAGCCTCCTCGACGACCTCCAGCGTGCCGCCGTCCAGGACCACGACGGCGGCCGCGACCGCGTCGCGCGCGTCGTCGTACGCGACGTCGACACCGGCGATCAGCGTGCCCGGCCGCCCCGGGGGCGGCGCCTCGTCGGCCACCACGACCCGGCCGCGCAGCGCGCCCTGGACGGCGACCGCCTCCTCGGCGGTCGCCGGGGTCGTGTGCCGCGCGGCGTAGCCGGTCACGTGCCGTGCGGGGCACCGCCGGGCAGGCCCTTGCGCTCCCCGCCGGGACGCTGCAGCGGCTTGCGTTCCACGGACACCCCACCCCAGAAGGCCAGGCCCGTGACCTTGACCCGGACGGCGCCGGGGGCTCCCCCGCCCGTCGCGGAGTGGTCGAAGCCGCCCATGATGCCGACGCCCCCGACGGTGACCTCCGCGTCGGGCGGGACGACGATGTGCACCCCGCCCATGACGGCGGTGGCGCGGATGACGATCTCGCGGTCCTCGAAGCGGGCCTCGCGCAGGTCGATCTCCCCGCCGCCCCAGACCGCGACGGCGGTGAACGTGCGCGGCGCCACCCAGTGGCCCTTGCGGACGAACGCTCCCATCAGGGCGAAGCCGCCCCGCGAACTGGCCGTGCCGCCGAACCGGCCGGTCCAGCCGTCCGCCTCGCGCGGGGCCGGGGACGCCGCGCGGCGGTCGGCCTGCGGCAGGTCCGCCACGAGCGGCACGAGTTCGCCCCGCGTACGGGCGTGGTACACGGCGTCGAGGCGTTCGCCGAACTCGTCGGTGTCGAGCCGCCCCTCGGCGAGGGCGTCCCGCAGCACGTCGGCGATCTCGTCCCGTTCCGCATCCGAAGCCCGCACGTCGGGCAGTTCTCCGTCCATGGCCCGCAGCCTACGCACCGGACCCCGCCGGGCGCAGCGCCACCCGTCCCACCACCCGGGCACCCACCGGGTGTTACCGCAGTTACTGCGGTGACCGCGCCTACCGCAGCAGGACGGCGAGGACGGCGACGGCCAGGCCGCCGCCGAGGACCGCGGTGGCCACGCGGGTGCGGCCCAGGCGGCTGAGCACGATGGCCGTACCGGAGAGGATCAGCGCGACGCCGTAGAGCCCGAGCGTCAGGAGCGAGGGCTCGGCGGCGAAGCGGACGACCATGGTGACGGCCACGGCGAGCATCACGACGGCGGCGGCGACCCCGCGCACGAGGCGGGCCTGTCGGGGGGTCAGACGGCCGGTGGGGCGCCCCGGGCCTGCGGAGGTGGTCACGTCGTTCTCGCCGAGTGCGGTCATGCACAGGAGCGTAATGCTTTGCCCAACGCCTCCGCTCACCCGTCCGGAGGCGTGCCGCGTCCTTCGGGACCGGGGCGTTGTCAGTGGCGACCGGCAGGATGAGCGACGGCCCTCACCCCGGCTTCGGCCCGACGGTCGGCGGCCGCGCGGAGCAGCACGCCGCCGACCGATGAGAAACGGCCGTGGCAACCGTCGGAACCTCCGGCAACGTTTTACGGAAGCGAGCGGATGATGACAGCACTTGACCGAACGGGGCGCACCACGCGGCGTGCGGGCCCGGGCGGAGGCCCGGCCATCGAGACCTCCGGCCTGGTGAAGAACTTCGGGGAGACCCGCGCGGTGGACGGCATCGACCTCACCGTCCCGGCGGGCACGGTCTACGGCGTCCTCGGGCCCAACGGCGCGGGGAAGACGACGACGGTGCGGATGCTCGCCACCCTGCTCAAGCCCGACGGCGGCGAGGCCCGCGTCTTCGGGCACGACGTCCTGCACGAGGCCGACACCGTGCGCGGCCTGGTGAGCCTGACCGGACAGTACGCGTCGGTCGACGAGGATCTGACCGGCACGGAGAACCTCGTGCTGCTCGGGCGGCTGTTGGGGCACGGCAAGCGCGCCGCCCGGGAGCGCGCGGGCCAGTTGCTGGAGGCGTTCGGGCTGAGCGAGGCCGCCGGTCGGCAGGTGAAGAACTACTCGGGCGGCATGCGCCGACGCATCGACATCGCCGCCAGCATCCTCAACACGCCCGACCTGCTGTTCCTGGACGAGCCCACGACCGGCCTCGATCCCCGCAGCCGCAACCAGGTGTGGGAGATCGTGCGGGCCGTCGTCGCCCAGGGGACGACGGTGCTGCTGACGACGCAGTACCTCGACGAGGCGGACCAGCTGGCCTCCCGCATCGCCGTGATCGACAAGGGCACGGTCATCGCCGAGGGCACCAAGGGCGAGCTGAAGGCCTCCGTGGGCGGCGGCACCGTCCACCTGCGGCTGCGCGCCGCCGAGCAGCGGGAGAAGGCGGCCCACGTGCTGTCGGGCGTGCTCGGCGTCCAGGCCGCGCTCGACCCGGACCCGCTGGCGCTCACCGCCCGGGTGGGGGACGGCGGGCAGGGCGCGGCCGAGCAGGCGGGCCGGGCGCTGGCGGAGCTGGCGCAGCACGGCATCGTCGTCGACAACTTCTCGCTCGGGCAGCCGAGCCTGGACGAGGTGTTCCTCGCCCTCACCGACCGCCCAGCCGCCCCGCGCGAGAGCACGGCGGGCCAGAACGG contains the following coding sequences:
- the sph gene encoding sphingomyelin phosphodiesterase, whose translation is MPKRPWLRSARSTAVAAVALAALVAGATPPATAAPATAATATATADTPHLRVLSYNAFLFSRTLYPNWGQDHRAAEIPRTDFFRGNDVVVLQETFDNSSSDALLAAAAEDYPHRTPVLGRSRGGWDATGGAYSSFTPEDGGVTVLSTWPIVRKEQYVYAEGCGSDWYSNKGFVYTELDVNGTPVHVVGTHAQSTDPGCGAGEAARVRSSQFKELDAFLDARRIPAGEQVIVAGDFNVDSHSAEYATMLADADVVDADGRSGPAHSFDPQRNSIAADRYPGEAREHLDHVLHRAGHARPAEWHNETVDERSAPWTVTSWGTSYTYTNLSDHYPVIGH
- a CDS encoding MerR family transcriptional regulator: MTSMTVDELAARAGVTVRTIRFYSTRGLLPPPDIGPRRVGRYGPDHVSRLALIEELQSQGMTLAAIERYVQRLPEGLSADELAIHRALVASWMPDTADEVTREQLERRCGRALREADVERLTAMNILERTDDPEVFLVDPGLLHLGVRLLDVPFSLESILAAREVVVGHAREVARELSRLFRDEVWEPYRAAGPAPDDVERMKSLSAHMQPVVVQALLTAFQRSLKAELRDAFPKERVPRLGPDAAGAERPDDGVSR
- a CDS encoding 3-hydroxyacyl-CoA dehydrogenase NAD-binding domain-containing protein; the encoded protein is MPEPTPATIRWDRDADDIVTLTLDDPDQSANTMNAAFTASLTDVADRLEAERDTVRGVIVTSAKKTFFAGGDLRLLIRATPENAQDVHDKSMRIKRDLRRIETLGKPVVAAINGAALGGGYEIALACHHRVALDAKGSRIGLPEATLGLLPGGGGVVRTVRLLGIADALLNVLLQGQQHVPAAALEKGLVHALATSEEDMLAQARAYIDAHPESHQPWDAPGYKIPGGTPAHPKFAANLPAFPANLRKQTGGAPYPAQRNILAAAVEGSQVDFANAEVIEGRYFTELATGPIAKNMIQAFFFDLQAVNAGASRPDGVPERRVSKVAVLGAGMMGAGIAYSCAKAGIEVVLKDVSPEAAEKGKAYSVALVDKALSRGRTTQEKRDALLARITPTADPADVAGCDAVIEAVFESTELKHQVFQEIQHLVEPDALLCSNTSTLPITGLAEGVERESDFIGLHFFSPVDKMPLVEIVRGRKTGDEALARAFDLVRQINKTPIVVNDARGFFTSRVIGQFLNEGVAMVGEGIEPASVEQAAGQAGYPAKVLSLMDELTLTLPRKIRNETRAALEAEGIDWPGHPAEAVIDRMVDEFGRPGRGGGAGFYDYEDGRRTRLWPGLREHFGRPEGERPEVSLRDLKERMLFSEALDTVRCLEEGILTTVADANIGSIMGIGFPPWTGGALQYINGYEGGPSGFVARARELQERYGDRFAPPALLLEKAEKGERFSD
- a CDS encoding acetyl-CoA C-acetyltransferase; translated protein: MSTEAFVYDAVRTPRGRGKANGALHATKPIDLVVGLIHEIRARFPDLDPAAIDDVVLGVVSPHGDQGSDIAKIAAIAAGLPDTVAGVQENRFCASGLEAVNLAAAKVRSGWEDLVLAGGVESMSRLPIGSDGGAWAMDPMTSFETGFVPQGIGADLIATVEGFSRRDVDEYAALSQERAVEAWKAGRFARSVVPVRDRAGLTILDHDEHLRPGTTADSLATLKPSFETIGDLGGFDAVALQKYHWVEKIDHVHHAGNSSGIVDGAALVAIGNEETGRRYGLTPRARVLSAAVSGADPTIMLTGPAPASRKALAKAGLTIDDIDLVEINEAFAAVVLRFVRDMGLSLDRVNVNGGAIALGHPLGATGAMILGTLIDELERRDQRYGLATLCVGGGMGIATVVERL
- a CDS encoding CaiB/BaiF CoA transferase family protein; its protein translation is MQAARSGTGPLSGVRVVELAGIGPGPFATMLLGDLGADVVRVDRPGGPGLGIEPHLDVTGRNKRSVLLDLKSEAGREAVLELVARADVLVEGYRPGVAERLGVGPGPCLERNPALVYGRMTGWGQDGPLAPRAGHDIGYIALTGALGLTGPADGPPHFPANLLGDYAGGSLYLVVGVLAALHHARTHGAGQVVDAAIVDGTSHLTAMLHGMLAAGAWQDARGSNLLDGASPFYGVYETADGGHMAVGALEERFYAEFTRLLGLDEETADRSDPAGWDALRTAVADRFRSRTRKEWTEVFADSDACVAPVLSLREAPEHPHLAARGTFVEHAGLTQPAPAPRFSATPGAVRAAPALPGADTESVARDWGLPPHVFGGRPQSRDRSEPNEPRNPSAYRKAAP
- a CDS encoding MmcQ/YjbR family DNA-binding protein, whose amino-acid sequence is MAKASGDPTAVWEAVREFALTLPGAVEEFPWGESVVKVNRKVFVFLGGGDGGPSPGITVKLADAEVHAHALSCPDAAPAGYGLGRSGWVGVPLAPEGAPGAELLREWVEESYRTVAPRRLVAELDAARSGG
- a CDS encoding saccharopine dehydrogenase family protein encodes the protein MPASHDLVLFGATGFTGRLTARYLAQHAPEGARWALAGRNRAKLAAVREELTASFPHCADLPLLEADAADPAALRALAADTKVVITTVGPYLRHGEPLVAACAETGTDYVDLSGEPEFVDRMYVRHDATARRTGARLVHACGFDSVPHDLGVLFTVGLLPEGVPLSVDGYVWSNATFSGGTFASALGAFSRGPQMLQAARERRRAEPRPAGRRVSLPLGTVRRQGLLETWAVPLPTIDTQIVGRSAAALERYGPHFTYRHAATTRSLPLALGGIAGVAGLVGLAQIPPARRWLSSRLAPGEGPDEARRARSRFTVRFLGEGGGRRVATEVSGGDPGYDETAKMLAESALSLAFDDLPTTSGQVTTAQAMGSALTARLRKAGLEFRVTHTGRPEAGV
- a CDS encoding endonuclease V, with the protein product MTGYAARHTTPATAEEAVAVQGALRGRVVVADEAPPPGRPGTLIAGVDVAYDDARDAVAAAVVVLDGGTLEVVEEATAAGPVPFPYVPGLLAFRELPAALAALDRLRNVPDLVVCDGYGLAHPRRFGLASHLGVLTGLPSAGVAKNPFGFAHGPLGAERGARAALEDPATGEVVGAALRTRAGVKPVYVSVGHRVTLDAACAHVLHLARDYRQPETTRRADRLCRTALARPAAGA
- a CDS encoding DUF1707 SHOCT-like domain-containing protein; this encodes MDGELPDVRASDAERDEIADVLRDALAEGRLDTDEFGERLDAVYHARTRGELVPLVADLPQADRRAASPAPREADGWTGRFGGTASSRGGFALMGAFVRKGHWVAPRTFTAVAVWGGGEIDLREARFEDREIVIRATAVMGGVHIVVPPDAEVTVGGVGIMGGFDHSATGGGAPGAVRVKVTGLAFWGGVSVERKPLQRPGGERKGLPGGAPHGT
- a CDS encoding ATP-binding cassette domain-containing protein, coding for MTALDRTGRTTRRAGPGGGPAIETSGLVKNFGETRAVDGIDLTVPAGTVYGVLGPNGAGKTTTVRMLATLLKPDGGEARVFGHDVLHEADTVRGLVSLTGQYASVDEDLTGTENLVLLGRLLGHGKRAARERAGQLLEAFGLSEAAGRQVKNYSGGMRRRIDIAASILNTPDLLFLDEPTTGLDPRSRNQVWEIVRAVVAQGTTVLLTTQYLDEADQLASRIAVIDKGTVIAEGTKGELKASVGGGTVHLRLRAAEQREKAAHVLSGVLGVQAALDPDPLALTARVGDGGQGAAEQAGRALAELAQHGIVVDNFSLGQPSLDEVFLALTDRPAAPRESTAGQNGQNGRKNQKEAVA